One window from the genome of Candidatus Yanofskybacteria bacterium encodes:
- a CDS encoding four helix bundle protein: MKYDLEERCAKFGENIILFLSGLKKDEINRPLVGQLIRSATSIGANYMEANQAASKKDFINKTRNSQKEANESKHWLRMIAVASPNHKESCRKHWQEAHELTLIFAKISKS; the protein is encoded by the coding sequence ATGAAATATGATCTTGAAGAAAGGTGTGCGAAATTTGGTGAAAATATAATTTTATTTTTGAGTGGTTTAAAAAAAGATGAAATTAATCGGCCGCTTGTTGGCCAACTGATCAGATCGGCTACAAGTATCGGTGCCAATTACATGGAAGCAAATCAGGCTGCATCCAAAAAAGATTTTATTAATAAAACAAGAAATAGCCAAAAAGAAGCTAATGAGAGCAAGCATTGGCTAAGAATGATTGCTGTTGCTTCGCCGAATCACAAAGAAAGTTGTAGAAAACATTGGCAAGAGGCCCATGAGTTGACGTTAATTTTTGCCAAAATTAGCAAGAG